A DNA window from Mycobacterium sp. IDR2000157661 contains the following coding sequences:
- a CDS encoding ABC transporter family substrate-binding protein, producing MEIRRLARALGLATVIAALTLTACSGGNDEVPSAGGSAEVGTTNDINPQPVDELQQGGNLRLALNDFPPNFNSLHIDGNTGDVGALMRSTMPRAFRIAADGSASVNTDFFTDVELTSTDPQVVTYTINPDAVWSDGTPITWEDIQSQINATSGTDEAFAIAATNGSDRVEKVERGVDDRQAVITFAQPWADWQGMFAGSSVLLPKSSTATPEAFNRAQLSGPGPSAGPFIISNLDRGAKRITLTRNPKWWATPPVLDTVTYLVLDDAARIPALQNNTIDATGLATLDEMEIARRTQGVSVRRAPGLAWYHFTFNGAPGSILADPALRRAIAKGIDRKTIAEVTQRGLADNPEPLNNHIYVAGQEGYQDNSGVVAFDPDKARQELDALGWRLNGQFREKDGRQLVIRDVLFDSIGTRQYGQIAQNNLAQIGVKLELDIRPAAGFFTDFVTVGNFDIAQFAWSGDAFPLASLTQIYRTGAESNFGKISTPQIDAKIEETVSELDPVKARQLANELDKLLFEEVFSLPLTQSTGNIAARTNLANFGAFGLADPDYTKIGFMKP from the coding sequence ATGGAGATTCGACGCTTGGCTCGGGCCCTGGGGCTGGCAACTGTCATCGCCGCGCTGACCCTGACCGCTTGCTCCGGTGGCAACGACGAAGTCCCGTCGGCCGGTGGCTCCGCCGAGGTCGGCACGACCAACGACATCAACCCCCAACCCGTCGATGAGCTGCAGCAGGGCGGCAATCTGCGGCTGGCGCTCAACGACTTCCCGCCGAACTTCAACTCGCTGCACATCGACGGCAACACCGGTGACGTGGGCGCGTTGATGCGCTCGACGATGCCGCGCGCGTTCCGGATCGCCGCCGACGGCTCGGCCTCCGTCAACACCGACTTCTTCACCGACGTCGAACTCACCAGCACCGACCCGCAGGTGGTGACGTACACCATCAATCCCGACGCGGTGTGGAGCGACGGCACGCCGATCACCTGGGAGGACATCCAGTCGCAGATCAACGCGACCAGCGGCACGGACGAGGCGTTCGCCATCGCCGCCACCAACGGCAGCGACCGGGTCGAGAAGGTCGAACGCGGAGTCGACGACCGCCAGGCCGTCATCACCTTCGCCCAGCCGTGGGCCGATTGGCAGGGCATGTTCGCCGGCAGCTCCGTGCTGCTGCCCAAGAGTTCGACGGCGACCCCGGAGGCGTTCAACAGGGCCCAGCTGAGCGGTCCCGGCCCGTCGGCAGGCCCGTTCATCATCTCGAACCTGGACCGCGGCGCCAAGCGAATCACGTTGACCCGCAACCCGAAGTGGTGGGCCACCCCGCCGGTGCTGGACACCGTCACCTACCTGGTGCTCGATGACGCCGCGCGGATCCCTGCGCTGCAGAACAACACGATCGACGCCACCGGCCTGGCGACTCTCGACGAGATGGAGATCGCGCGGCGCACCCAGGGCGTCAGCGTCCGGCGTGCTCCCGGGCTGGCGTGGTACCACTTCACCTTCAACGGTGCGCCGGGTTCGATCCTGGCCGACCCCGCGCTGCGGCGCGCGATAGCCAAGGGCATCGACCGCAAGACCATCGCCGAGGTGACACAGCGCGGGCTCGCCGACAACCCGGAGCCGCTGAACAACCACATCTATGTCGCGGGTCAGGAGGGCTACCAGGACAACAGCGGTGTCGTCGCCTTCGACCCGGACAAGGCCCGACAGGAACTCGACGCACTCGGCTGGCGACTCAACGGGCAGTTCCGCGAGAAGGACGGCCGCCAACTGGTGATCCGCGACGTGTTGTTCGACTCGATCGGCACCCGCCAGTACGGGCAGATCGCGCAGAACAACCTGGCCCAGATCGGAGTGAAGCTCGAACTCGACATCCGGCCCGCCGCCGGCTTCTTCACCGACTTCGTCACCGTCGGCAACTTCGACATCGCTCAATTCGCCTGGAGTGGAGACGCATTCCCGTTGGCGAGCCTGACTCAGATCTACCGCACCGGCGCCGAGAGCAACTTCGGCAAGATCAGCACCCCGCAGATCGACGCGAAGATCGAGGAAACGGTCAGCGAACTCGATCCCGTCAAGGCCCGCCAACTGGCCAACGAGCTGGACAAGTTGCTGTTCGAGGAGGTGTTCAGCCTGCCGCTGACGCAATCGACCGGAAACATCGCCGCGCGAACCAATCTGGCGAACTTCGGTGCGTTCGGCCTCGCCGATCCCGACTACACAAAGATCGGATTCATGAAGCCGTGA
- a CDS encoding alpha/beta fold hydrolase has protein sequence MTMSAKRRRAHDRLAALPGVRPVRRPVCPGSDEQFDLYYVRTGRKSARPLVLIPGGPGAASVALYRGFRRRAAAAGLDVIMVEHRGVGMSRHRDDGADLPPDAMTMDQVVDDVAAVLDDASVHKAVIYGTSYGSYVAAGVGVRHPDLVHAMVLDSPLLSADDIDAVRQATRRSLWDGADAETAQIAPTMRRLVGDDVLTPAATQLAMAVYGFAGPAVLRRQLDLLAGGRHWLWSAMDRLSRFVLERKAPYRHEPDLVNRIAYRELNYAADPDGKPLDPAAAYRESDSETIAFETEPYDLVAQMPRFSWPTVVVSGGRDLITPPTVARRIASLIGDAVLVELPTAGHSIVDLRERAALAVVQAVYEGTAAQLPERSAELDSRPAGLAVRTLIGVLQAAATLEALVPAAVPRAVNRVTAS, from the coding sequence ATGACCATGAGCGCCAAGCGTCGGCGAGCGCACGACAGGCTCGCGGCGCTGCCCGGTGTACGCCCGGTCCGCAGGCCGGTGTGTCCGGGGTCGGACGAGCAGTTCGATCTCTACTACGTGCGCACCGGTCGCAAGTCGGCCCGTCCGCTGGTGCTCATTCCCGGCGGGCCCGGCGCCGCGTCGGTCGCGCTGTACCGGGGGTTTCGCCGCCGCGCCGCCGCCGCCGGCCTCGATGTGATCATGGTCGAGCACCGCGGGGTGGGGATGTCGCGCCACCGCGACGACGGTGCCGACCTGCCGCCTGACGCGATGACGATGGACCAGGTGGTCGACGACGTCGCCGCGGTGCTCGACGATGCCTCGGTGCACAAAGCGGTGATCTACGGCACCTCCTACGGCAGCTATGTCGCCGCCGGGGTCGGGGTGCGTCACCCCGACCTGGTGCACGCGATGGTCCTGGACTCCCCGTTGCTGTCGGCCGACGACATCGACGCGGTGCGCCAGGCGACCCGCCGTTCGCTGTGGGACGGCGCCGATGCCGAGACCGCACAGATCGCGCCCACGATGCGCCGCCTCGTCGGCGACGATGTGCTGACGCCCGCCGCCACCCAACTGGCGATGGCGGTGTACGGGTTCGCCGGACCGGCGGTCCTGCGGCGCCAGCTCGACCTCCTGGCGGGCGGCCGCCACTGGCTGTGGTCGGCGATGGACCGGCTGTCGCGGTTCGTGCTCGAACGCAAGGCGCCCTACCGGCACGAGCCGGACCTGGTGAACCGGATCGCCTACCGCGAGCTCAACTACGCCGCCGATCCTGACGGCAAGCCTCTGGACCCGGCCGCGGCGTATCGGGAATCCGATTCCGAGACAATCGCATTCGAGACCGAGCCCTACGATCTGGTCGCCCAGATGCCCCGGTTCAGCTGGCCGACGGTGGTCGTGTCGGGCGGCCGCGACCTCATCACGCCGCCGACCGTCGCGCGGCGGATCGCCTCGCTCATCGGCGATGCCGTCCTGGTCGAGCTGCCGACCGCCGGCCACAGCATCGTCGACCTTCGCGAGCGGGCGGCGCTGGCCGTCGTGCAAGCGGTCTACGAAGGCACCGCGGCGCAACTGCCGGAGCGATCCGCCGAACTGGATTCCCGACCGGCGGGACTGGCGGTACGCACGTTGATCGGGGTGCTTCAGGCCGCCGCGACCCTCGAAGCGCTTGTGCCGGCTGCGGTTCCGCGCGCAGTCAACCGGGTCACGGCTTCATGA
- a CDS encoding ABC transporter permease, whose amino-acid sequence MTAPTAAEATTDLPDFASRRTLVLRRFLRNKPAVISLVLLVAMFVGCYALPPLLPYGYSDLDFYALQQPPSADHWFGTNALGQDVLALTLRGMQKSMLIGVCVAFLATLIAATVGTISGYFRGWRDPVLMWFVDLMLVVPSLLLILMVVQRTKGDIVWMIVLLSLFSWMISSRMVRSMTMGLRDREFVAAARYMGVRDWRIITRHILPNVASLIIIDTALNVGVAVLAETGLSFLGFGIQPPDVSLGTLIADGTKSATTFPWLFLFPAGVLVLIILCANLIGDGLRDALDPNSQQLRGRGAKR is encoded by the coding sequence ATGACCGCACCCACCGCCGCCGAGGCGACCACCGACCTCCCCGACTTCGCGTCGCGCCGGACCCTGGTGCTGCGCCGCTTCCTGCGCAACAAGCCGGCGGTGATCTCACTCGTGCTGCTCGTCGCGATGTTCGTCGGCTGCTATGCATTGCCACCGCTGCTGCCCTACGGCTACAGCGATCTGGACTTCTACGCGCTCCAACAGCCGCCCAGCGCCGACCACTGGTTCGGCACCAACGCTCTCGGCCAGGATGTACTGGCGTTGACGTTGCGTGGCATGCAGAAGTCCATGCTGATCGGCGTGTGCGTGGCGTTCCTGGCAACGCTCATCGCGGCGACGGTCGGGACGATCTCGGGTTACTTCCGCGGGTGGCGCGACCCCGTGCTGATGTGGTTCGTCGACCTGATGCTCGTGGTGCCGTCCCTCCTGCTCATCCTGATGGTGGTGCAGCGCACCAAGGGCGACATCGTCTGGATGATCGTGCTGCTGTCGCTGTTCAGCTGGATGATCAGCTCCCGGATGGTGCGCAGCATGACGATGGGGCTGCGCGATCGCGAATTCGTCGCCGCCGCACGCTATATGGGCGTGCGAGATTGGCGCATCATCACCCGCCACATCCTGCCGAACGTCGCGTCGCTCATCATCATCGACACCGCGCTCAACGTCGGTGTCGCCGTGCTCGCCGAAACCGGGCTGAGCTTCTTGGGATTCGGTATCCAGCCGCCCGACGTGTCGCTGGGCACGCTGATCGCCGACGGCACGAAATCGGCGACGACGTTTCCCTGGCTGTTCTTGTTCCCGGCCGGGGTTCTGGTGCTGATCATCCTGTGCGCCAACCTCATCGGTGACGGTTTGCGTGACGCCCTCGACCCGAATTCGCAGCAGCTGCGCGGCCGTGGGGCGAAGCGGTGA
- a CDS encoding dipeptide ABC transporter ATP-binding protein, producing MSLLQVRDLSVAFPTDAAPVNAVRGLDFHVDKGEVVALVGESGAGKSASAMAVVGLLPGYAEVSGSIRLHGDELIGRSDKHMSTIRGKAIGTVFQDPMSALTPVYTVGDQIAEAIRTHQRDVGKQAARARAVELLELVGIAQPDRRARSFPHELSGGERQRVVIAIAIANDPDLLICDEPTTALDVTVQAQILEVLETAREVTGAGVLIITHDLGVVAEFADRALVMYAGRAVEVATVDTLYRDRRMPYTVGLLGSVPRLDAPQGARLVPIPGAPPVMAALPQGCPFAPRCPLAIDECRAAEPELLPMGSAEHRAACIRTEQVVGRSAADIYGVSTSAPEAPDTSDAPVVLRVRDLAKTYPLTKGVVIRRQVGEVRAVDGVSFELQQGRTLGIVGESGSGKSTTLHEILQLTAPQSGSIEVLDRDVATLDRRGRRELRGDVQVVFQDPVASLDPRLPVFDVLAEPLQAGGVDKARIQDRVAELLETVGLGRADAARYPAEFSGGQKQRIGIARALALQPKILALDEPVSALDVSIQAGIINLLLDLQQRFGLSYLFVSHDLSVVKHLAHRVAVMYQGVIVEQGDGDQVFTDPRHDYTKRLLAAVPQPEVNRR from the coding sequence GTGAGCCTGCTGCAGGTCCGCGACCTCAGCGTCGCGTTCCCGACCGATGCGGCCCCGGTGAACGCGGTGCGCGGCTTGGACTTCCATGTCGACAAGGGTGAAGTCGTCGCACTGGTCGGTGAGTCGGGCGCGGGCAAGTCGGCCAGCGCGATGGCCGTCGTCGGGCTGCTGCCCGGGTACGCCGAGGTGTCCGGCTCGATCCGGCTGCACGGTGACGAATTGATCGGCCGGTCGGACAAGCACATGTCGACGATCCGAGGCAAGGCGATCGGCACGGTCTTCCAGGACCCGATGTCGGCGCTGACCCCTGTGTACACCGTCGGTGACCAGATCGCCGAGGCGATCCGGACCCACCAGCGCGACGTCGGCAAGCAGGCGGCCAGGGCGCGGGCGGTCGAATTGCTCGAACTCGTCGGCATCGCCCAGCCGGACCGGCGCGCGCGCTCCTTCCCGCACGAGTTGTCCGGCGGGGAACGCCAGCGCGTGGTGATCGCGATCGCGATCGCCAACGACCCGGACCTGTTGATCTGCGACGAGCCGACGACCGCGCTGGACGTCACGGTTCAGGCGCAGATCCTCGAGGTGCTCGAGACGGCCCGGGAGGTGACCGGCGCGGGTGTGCTGATCATCACCCACGATCTCGGGGTGGTCGCCGAGTTCGCCGACCGCGCGCTGGTGATGTACGCCGGACGGGCCGTCGAGGTCGCGACGGTCGACACGCTCTACCGCGACCGTCGCATGCCCTACACCGTCGGCCTGCTCGGCTCGGTCCCGCGTCTCGACGCGCCGCAGGGTGCGCGGCTGGTGCCGATCCCCGGCGCTCCACCCGTCATGGCCGCCCTGCCGCAGGGGTGCCCCTTTGCGCCGCGTTGCCCGCTGGCGATCGACGAGTGCCGTGCCGCCGAGCCGGAACTGCTGCCCATGGGATCCGCCGAGCACCGCGCCGCCTGTATCCGGACCGAACAGGTGGTCGGACGCAGCGCCGCCGACATCTACGGCGTGTCCACCAGCGCACCCGAGGCGCCCGACACCTCCGATGCGCCGGTGGTGCTGCGGGTGCGTGATCTGGCCAAGACTTATCCGCTCACCAAGGGTGTGGTCATCCGCCGCCAGGTCGGCGAGGTGCGTGCGGTCGACGGTGTCAGCTTCGAGCTGCAGCAGGGCCGCACGCTCGGCATCGTCGGGGAGTCCGGGTCGGGCAAGTCGACGACGCTGCACGAGATTCTGCAGCTGACGGCGCCGCAGTCGGGGTCCATCGAGGTACTCGACCGGGACGTCGCGACGCTGGACCGTCGGGGCCGTCGGGAGCTGCGCGGCGACGTGCAGGTGGTGTTCCAGGATCCGGTGGCCTCGCTGGACCCACGACTACCGGTGTTCGACGTGCTGGCAGAACCGCTGCAGGCCGGCGGTGTCGACAAGGCCCGCATCCAGGACCGCGTCGCCGAGCTGCTGGAGACCGTCGGCCTGGGGCGAGCCGATGCCGCCCGCTATCCGGCCGAGTTCTCCGGCGGGCAGAAGCAGCGCATCGGCATCGCGCGGGCGTTGGCGCTGCAGCCGAAGATCCTCGCGCTCGATGAGCCGGTGTCGGCCCTCGACGTGTCGATCCAGGCCGGCATCATCAATCTGCTGCTCGACCTTCAGCAGCGCTTCGGGTTGTCGTATCTGTTCGTGTCGCACGACCTGTCGGTGGTCAAGCACCTGGCCCACCGGGTCGCGGTGATGTACCAGGGCGTCATCGTCGAACAGGGTGACGGTGACCAGGTGTTCACCGATCCGCGGCACGACTACACCAAGCGGTTGCTCGCCGCGGTTCCGCAGCCCGAGGTGAATCGCCGCTAG